One region of Gemmatimonadaceae bacterium genomic DNA includes:
- a CDS encoding MFS transporter yields the protein MVRVPHPWRYAALYFPMGLMIGYPSVALGYLSARAGLPVSAAAAMVGSAFFAHAFKFIWAPLADYSLSRKAWYRIAIAVMSAVIIGITATPMRESTVALLSLLVLTGNFAATFVAFATEGLMAHNAGPGGRGKASGWFQSGNQFGQTAGGGLGLWLTKHLAEPWMAGAVLALILVACSLALGGLEEPVGLARGTRVGARAADAWRELRAVLRSRAGRIGLLLAVLPIGTGSAQFLFGSLGPEWNASADVVSFVLGIGGGIAIVTGCMTGGVLASRLPSARAYAVACTISALAALLLLVSPRNTIGYAASTLTYTFALGLCSTTLTGMVLSVIGERAAATKINVFFAMNTMFGLAMLRVDGWAHDQFATNGMLLVEFGISAACLLLFVVMERRIRGEELGAAAQA from the coding sequence ATGGTGCGTGTCCCGCACCCCTGGCGGTACGCGGCGCTGTACTTCCCCATGGGGCTGATGATCGGGTATCCCAGCGTGGCGCTGGGGTACCTGTCGGCCCGTGCCGGCCTCCCCGTCTCGGCGGCCGCCGCGATGGTGGGCTCGGCGTTCTTCGCCCATGCGTTCAAGTTCATCTGGGCTCCGCTCGCCGACTACTCGCTGTCGCGCAAGGCGTGGTATCGCATCGCCATCGCGGTGATGTCGGCCGTGATCATCGGGATCACGGCGACGCCGATGCGTGAGTCGACGGTTGCGCTGCTCTCGCTGCTGGTGCTCACCGGCAACTTTGCCGCGACCTTCGTGGCCTTCGCGACGGAGGGGCTCATGGCGCATAACGCGGGGCCCGGCGGACGTGGCAAGGCGAGCGGGTGGTTTCAGAGCGGGAACCAGTTCGGGCAGACGGCGGGAGGTGGGCTCGGGTTGTGGCTGACGAAGCACCTGGCGGAGCCGTGGATGGCCGGTGCGGTGCTGGCGCTCATCCTCGTGGCGTGCTCGCTGGCGTTGGGCGGGCTGGAGGAGCCGGTGGGGCTGGCGCGCGGGACGCGCGTGGGCGCCCGCGCCGCCGACGCGTGGCGGGAACTGCGCGCCGTGCTGCGCAGCCGCGCCGGGCGCATCGGGTTGCTCCTGGCGGTCCTCCCCATCGGGACGGGATCGGCGCAGTTCCTCTTTGGCTCGCTGGGCCCGGAGTGGAACGCCTCGGCCGACGTCGTCTCGTTCGTACTGGGGATAGGCGGCGGGATCGCGATCGTGACGGGGTGCATGACGGGCGGCGTGCTGGCCTCGCGCCTGCCGAGTGCGCGCGCGTACGCGGTGGCGTGCACCATCTCGGCCCTTGCCGCGTTGCTCCTGCTCGTCTCGCCGCGCAACACCATCGGCTACGCCGCGTCGACGCTCACCTACACCTTCGCCCTGGGGCTCTGCTCCACGACGCTGACCGGGATGGTGCTGAGCGTGATCGGCGAGCGCGCGGCGGCAACCAAGATCAACGTGTTCTTCGCCATGAACACGATGTTCGGGCTGGCCATGCTGCGCGTGGACGGGTGGGCGCACGACCAGTTCGCGACCAACGGGATGTTGCTGGTGGAGTTCGGGATCTCGGCGGCGTGCCTGCTGTTGTTCGTGGTGATGGAGCGGAGGATCAGGGGGGAGGAGCTGGGGGCGGCGGCACAGGCGTAG
- a CDS encoding carboxypeptidase regulatory-like domain-containing protein: MSKHGWFLVASMLALVSATVAPRPAQAPVVIRVLSDADDSPLANAEVIDLRTGHRALTRENGEARVYLPDEGSVTVRVRQLGFAFADLQLQHASLPGGGAAPVVVRLTRIPFALPPVSTTTARDCPAVADSARPLALWALSQLREGAERYETFRKSYPFEVDIERRTVRRNRAANTQSDQRHRERGRSEEWGDPYLPGQVVQLHTIGFSVPILFLSTLGDPTFWDHHCVTTASVVGRQGARRVRLSFAPSPAARGSDWAGDALMDSSTSLLQRVEFSLFIRQDDGPRRLEGFTSFLSPTSLIAVPESTLAYWWRTAPGAGDEWGLPDVVQLVRTEAIKYRKATPPISTPTPVPRR; the protein is encoded by the coding sequence GTGTCGAAGCACGGATGGTTCCTCGTGGCCAGCATGCTCGCGCTCGTCAGCGCGACAGTCGCGCCGCGCCCGGCGCAGGCGCCGGTGGTGATTCGCGTCCTGTCCGACGCCGACGATTCCCCGCTCGCCAACGCCGAGGTGATCGATCTCCGCACGGGGCACCGGGCCCTCACGCGCGAGAACGGCGAGGCGCGCGTCTACCTCCCCGACGAGGGGAGCGTCACGGTGCGCGTACGGCAGCTGGGCTTTGCCTTCGCGGACCTGCAGCTGCAACACGCGTCACTCCCCGGCGGCGGCGCGGCGCCGGTCGTCGTGCGCCTCACGCGCATTCCGTTCGCCCTCCCGCCCGTCAGCACCACCACGGCGCGCGACTGCCCCGCCGTCGCGGACTCGGCGCGACCACTCGCCCTCTGGGCGCTGTCGCAGCTCCGCGAAGGGGCCGAGCGCTATGAGACGTTCCGCAAGTCATACCCCTTCGAGGTCGACATCGAGCGCCGAACCGTCAGGCGCAACCGTGCGGCCAACACGCAAAGCGACCAGCGGCACCGTGAACGCGGACGATCCGAGGAGTGGGGCGACCCCTACCTTCCCGGACAGGTGGTCCAGCTCCACACGATCGGCTTCTCGGTCCCCATCCTCTTTCTCTCCACGCTCGGCGATCCCACCTTCTGGGACCACCACTGCGTCACGACGGCGAGCGTCGTGGGGCGCCAAGGAGCGCGCCGCGTCCGCCTCAGCTTCGCGCCCAGCCCGGCGGCCAGGGGCTCCGACTGGGCCGGCGACGCCCTCATGGATTCGTCCACCTCGCTGCTGCAGCGCGTGGAGTTCTCCCTCTTCATCCGCCAGGACGACGGCCCACGTCGCCTCGAGGGCTTCACCTCGTTCCTGTCGCCCACGTCGCTCATCGCCGTCCCGGAGAGCACGCTGGCCTACTGGTGGCGCACCGCTCCCGGCGCGGGCGACGAGTGGGGGCTCCCCGACGTGGTGCAGCTGGTACGGACGGAGGCCATCAAGTACCGCAAGGCGACGCCCCCCATCTCCACCCCCACCCCCGTGCCGCGGCGCTGA
- a CDS encoding CocE/NonD family hydrolase gives MQSPRFRLVAPLLAAPLLAALIAPAVSGALAAQPPGTAWTADQVKAAYAKREVKIQVRDGIALFTSIYVPRDSSRRYPVLMSRTPYSVAPYGAEAYRPGLGPSSNPRYAADGYIFVYQDVRGRHFSEGVFRDMTPALDKHDTPNDVDEATDTYDTIEWLLKNLPTNGKVGIYGTSYPGFYASASCLSRHPALVACSPQAPMTDIWMGDDNFHGGAFLLPHNFGFYTFFGRGPRTEPGYDKRYPFDMGTRDAYKFYLEMGSVADGARKYMQPAGTAAMFDSILLHPAYDDYWKARNLRPHLKDVKAAVLTVGGFYDTEDLHGPWWVYESIAKQSPATRNRLVVGPWSHGGWSRGDGNVLGNLRWRYKTGPFYRDTVEYPFFAHYLAGAADPGLPGVLVYRTGGERWDRYDTWPAPNAKPVALYLHSNGTLAFTPPAPGASFDEYVSDPARPVPVVDRIEPQGMPRDYITADQRHASRRPDVLTYQTSVLTEDVTLTGPVSPVLHVSTSGTDADFIVKLIDVFPDSADNWADDNSGFTVGGYQQLVRGEPIRMRYRRSWEKPSPMVANRPDSVRFEMPSVHHTFRKGHRIMVQVQSSWFPHIDRNPQKFVPNIFEAKPGDFVKATMRVYHDARRPTRLELRRLDP, from the coding sequence ATGCAAAGTCCTCGGTTCCGACTCGTTGCGCCGCTCCTGGCTGCGCCGCTGCTCGCCGCCCTCATCGCACCCGCCGTGTCGGGGGCGCTCGCCGCGCAGCCCCCAGGCACCGCCTGGACCGCCGACCAGGTGAAGGCGGCCTACGCCAAGCGCGAGGTGAAGATCCAGGTGCGCGACGGGATCGCGCTCTTCACGTCGATCTACGTCCCGCGCGACAGCTCGCGGCGCTACCCGGTGCTGATGTCGCGCACCCCGTACTCGGTGGCGCCCTATGGCGCCGAGGCGTATCGCCCGGGGCTGGGGCCGTCGTCGAATCCTCGTTATGCAGCCGACGGCTACATCTTCGTCTATCAGGACGTGCGCGGGCGCCACTTCAGCGAAGGCGTCTTTCGCGACATGACGCCGGCGCTGGACAAGCATGACACACCCAACGACGTCGACGAGGCGACCGACACGTACGACACCATCGAGTGGCTGCTGAAGAACCTTCCCACCAACGGGAAGGTCGGGATCTACGGGACGTCCTACCCGGGGTTCTACGCCTCGGCGAGCTGCCTGTCGCGGCACCCCGCGCTCGTCGCCTGCTCGCCGCAGGCGCCGATGACCGACATCTGGATGGGCGACGACAACTTTCACGGCGGCGCCTTCCTCCTCCCGCACAACTTCGGCTTCTACACCTTTTTCGGGCGCGGCCCGCGCACCGAGCCGGGTTACGACAAGCGCTACCCCTTCGACATGGGGACGCGCGATGCCTACAAGTTCTACCTGGAGATGGGCTCCGTCGCCGACGGGGCGCGCAAGTACATGCAGCCGGCGGGGACGGCGGCGATGTTCGACAGCATCCTCCTGCACCCGGCGTACGACGACTACTGGAAGGCGCGCAACCTGCGCCCGCACCTCAAGGACGTGAAGGCGGCGGTGCTCACCGTCGGCGGCTTCTACGACACCGAGGACCTGCACGGGCCGTGGTGGGTGTACGAGTCCATCGCGAAGCAGTCGCCGGCGACCCGGAACCGCCTCGTGGTGGGGCCGTGGTCGCACGGCGGATGGAGTCGCGGCGACGGCAACGTGTTAGGCAACCTGCGCTGGCGATACAAGACGGGCCCGTTCTATCGCGACACGGTCGAGTATCCGTTCTTCGCGCATTACCTGGCCGGTGCCGCCGATCCCGGGCTCCCCGGCGTCCTGGTCTATCGCACCGGTGGCGAGCGGTGGGACCGCTACGACACATGGCCCGCGCCTAACGCCAAGCCCGTCGCGCTCTACCTCCATTCCAACGGGACGCTCGCCTTCACCCCGCCAGCGCCCGGCGCCAGCTTCGACGAGTACGTGAGCGATCCGGCGCGCCCAGTCCCCGTCGTCGATCGCATCGAGCCGCAGGGGATGCCGCGCGACTACATCACTGCCGACCAGCGGCATGCGTCGCGCCGCCCCGACGTCCTCACCTACCAGACCAGCGTCCTCACCGAGGATGTCACCCTCACCGGGCCGGTGTCACCCGTGCTGCACGTGAGCACCAGCGGGACCGACGCCGACTTCATCGTCAAGCTCATCGACGTCTTCCCCGACAGCGCCGACAACTGGGCCGACGACAACAGCGGCTTCACCGTAGGCGGCTATCAGCAGTTGGTGCGCGGAGAGCCGATCCGGATGCGGTATCGCCGCTCGTGGGAGAAACCGTCGCCCATGGTGGCCAACCGGCCCGACTCGGTGCGCTTCGAGATGCCGTCGGTGCATCACACCTTCCGCAAGGGGCACCGCATCATGGTACAGGTGCAAAGCTCGTGGTTCCCGCACATCGATCGCAACCCGCAGAAGTTCGTCCCCAACATCTTCGAGGCGAAGCCGGGCGATTTCGTGAAGGCCACGATGCGCGTCTATCACGACGCGCGCCGCCCCACACGGCTCGAGCTGCGGCGGCTGGATCCGTAG
- a CDS encoding RagB/SusD family nutrient uptake outer membrane protein → MRLIQIVRRASATVAITSLAATAGCNFFDVSNPGPIADSNLDVASAMTGLVTGMAFDLSRAMDGVSQGAAIMSDDLYHSGSYGPGEGLWNRGIIRPEDVNGAWGSMHRARWVAESGITRMKTVLGTAFDTSPLAARANIYAGLSNRLLGEMVCTSVIDGGAAGDYKVHFQRSDAQFTEAIRIASSLTGAIKDSLLRVAYGGRASVRAWQGNWAAAVTDAQNVPTTFVFVAPFSTNTTAENNNLAFETTTRSEYTVFSTQWATTRDPRVPWDTVRTTAGALAVGQDGRTTFFRQRKYQNLAADIPLVKGTEMLLLRAEAALRNNDVSGAMTLINQVRTFYSTSTIPLPALSATTLDQAWPILQKERAATLWLEARRFWDLRRWNAETGPAKNNFLNTRDKCIPVSQNEVQSNPNFRGQ, encoded by the coding sequence ATGCGTCTGATTCAGATCGTGCGACGCGCCTCGGCGACCGTCGCAATCACGTCGCTGGCGGCGACCGCCGGCTGCAACTTCTTCGACGTCTCCAACCCGGGCCCCATCGCCGACAGCAACCTCGACGTCGCCAGCGCGATGACGGGGCTCGTGACCGGGATGGCGTTCGACCTCTCGCGCGCCATGGACGGCGTGTCGCAGGGGGCGGCCATCATGTCCGATGACCTGTACCACTCGGGCTCCTATGGCCCGGGCGAAGGGCTCTGGAACCGCGGGATCATCCGCCCGGAAGACGTGAATGGCGCGTGGGGGTCGATGCACCGCGCGCGCTGGGTGGCCGAGAGCGGGATCACGCGCATGAAGACGGTGCTCGGGACCGCCTTCGACACGTCGCCGCTGGCGGCCCGCGCCAACATCTACGCCGGGCTCTCCAACCGCTTGTTAGGCGAGATGGTGTGCACCTCGGTCATCGACGGCGGCGCCGCTGGTGACTACAAGGTCCACTTCCAGCGCTCCGACGCGCAGTTCACCGAGGCCATCCGCATTGCCAGCTCGCTCACCGGCGCCATCAAGGACTCGCTCCTGCGCGTGGCGTACGGCGGACGCGCCTCGGTGCGCGCGTGGCAGGGGAACTGGGCGGCCGCGGTGACCGACGCGCAGAACGTCCCCACCACGTTCGTCTTCGTGGCGCCGTTCTCCACCAACACCACGGCGGAGAACAACAACCTGGCGTTCGAGACGACGACGCGTTCGGAGTACACGGTGTTCAGCACGCAGTGGGCCACCACGCGCGACCCGCGCGTGCCGTGGGACACGGTGCGCACCACCGCCGGCGCGCTCGCCGTGGGCCAGGACGGACGCACGACCTTCTTCCGGCAGCGGAAGTACCAGAACCTCGCCGCCGACATCCCGCTCGTGAAGGGAACGGAGATGCTCCTCCTGCGCGCCGAGGCGGCGTTGCGCAACAACGACGTGTCCGGTGCCATGACGCTCATCAACCAGGTGCGCACCTTCTACAGCACGTCGACCATCCCGCTTCCGGCGTTGAGCGCCACCACGCTCGACCAGGCGTGGCCCATCCTGCAGAAGGAGCGCGCCGCAACGCTCTGGCTCGAGGCGCGCCGCTTCTGGGACCTCCGCCGCTGGAACGCGGAGACCGGACCGGCGAAGAACAACTTCCTCAACACGCGCGACAAGTGCATCCCGGTCTCGCAGAACGAGGTGCAATCGAACCCGAACTTCCGCGGCCAGTAG
- a CDS encoding phosphatase PAP2 family protein: protein MTRLDRSSRLAATALLLTVAACAEPSTAPPRPVESAAATWQTWTLANASDLRPAAPAAEGSAQLQQELDAIVAAQAAASAPADSIIRLYDGDPTSLWTRTAVDLLGFYWTILPDVRIATPARSARLMALLHVAMYDAVVATWDAKWAYKRRSPTEASNRVRARVNASGIPSFPSEHAAVAAAAYEVLAADALPGDTARLRAQMLAVGPARIAAGAAYPSDVAAGYALGAAVAKRVLQRAAQDGSDEEWDGATPTGAYVWQPTPARRVKVPFDATAGSWRTWVIASGSAFRPAPPPAPGSARWNASLDELRKLAAGARTVNQMDRARYWATDAPTARWDLFIEDELTQRRWSIPRSARARVWASIAMYDAFVACWDAKFHYWLARPITVDPSMNTIFSTPPFPSYPSGHSTISNAVAVVLRDIFPDRAVRWDSLAFEASNSRVWAGVHYRFDIENGDSLGTIVGKAVVARMRADGVR from the coding sequence ATGACACGACTCGACCGCTCCTCGCGCCTCGCCGCCACCGCGTTGCTGCTGACGGTGGCAGCCTGCGCGGAGCCGAGCACGGCCCCGCCCCGCCCGGTGGAGTCGGCCGCGGCGACCTGGCAGACCTGGACGCTCGCCAACGCCAGCGACCTGCGCCCCGCCGCCCCGGCCGCCGAAGGGTCCGCACAGCTGCAACAGGAACTCGACGCCATCGTCGCGGCGCAGGCCGCGGCCAGCGCGCCGGCCGATTCCATCATCCGCCTCTACGACGGCGACCCCACCAGCCTGTGGACGCGCACCGCGGTCGACCTCCTCGGCTTCTACTGGACCATCCTCCCCGACGTGCGCATCGCCACGCCGGCACGCTCGGCGCGCCTCATGGCGCTCCTGCACGTGGCGATGTACGACGCGGTGGTCGCCACCTGGGACGCCAAGTGGGCCTACAAGCGGCGCTCGCCCACCGAGGCCAGCAACCGCGTGCGCGCCCGCGTGAACGCCAGCGGGATTCCGTCGTTCCCGAGCGAACATGCCGCCGTCGCGGCGGCCGCCTACGAAGTGCTGGCCGCCGACGCGCTTCCCGGCGACACGGCACGGCTGCGTGCGCAGATGCTCGCCGTGGGGCCGGCGCGCATCGCCGCGGGGGCGGCCTACCCCAGCGACGTTGCAGCCGGCTACGCGTTAGGCGCGGCGGTGGCAAAGCGCGTGCTGCAGCGCGCCGCCCAGGACGGTTCCGACGAGGAGTGGGACGGCGCCACGCCGACTGGTGCGTACGTCTGGCAGCCGACACCGGCGCGCCGCGTGAAGGTGCCGTTCGATGCCACCGCCGGTTCGTGGCGCACGTGGGTGATCGCCAGCGGAAGCGCCTTTCGCCCGGCCCCACCGCCGGCGCCTGGGAGCGCACGCTGGAACGCATCGCTCGACGAGCTGCGGAAGTTGGCGGCTGGTGCGCGCACCGTGAACCAGATGGATCGCGCGCGCTACTGGGCCACCGACGCCCCCACCGCACGCTGGGACCTCTTCATCGAGGACGAACTCACGCAGCGCCGCTGGTCCATCCCGCGCTCGGCGCGGGCCCGTGTGTGGGCCAGCATTGCCATGTACGACGCCTTCGTCGCCTGCTGGGACGCCAAGTTCCACTACTGGCTCGCGCGCCCCATCACGGTCGACCCGTCGATGAACACGATCTTCTCCACGCCGCCGTTCCCGTCGTATCCCTCGGGGCACTCCACCATCTCCAACGCGGTTGCCGTCGTGCTCCGCGACATCTTTCCCGACCGGGCCGTGCGCTGGGACAGCCTGGCGTTCGAGGCCTCCAACTCGCGAGTGTGGGCAGGGGTGCACTACCGGTTCGACATCGAGAATGGGGACTCGCTCGGGACCATCGTGGGGAAGGCCGTGGTCGCGCGGATGCGCGCCGACGGCGTGCGGTAG
- a CDS encoding SusC/RagA family TonB-linked outer membrane protein, whose product MSREVRHSRARPVLIAGLTLAVTLALASPLATLAAQATGSVRGRVLVEGANRPLPQAQVGVVGLQLGAQTNENGEYRLNNVPAGPRTIRVVRLGFAPTSAQVTIVAGETATLDFTIREAPVALEQVVVTATGDVRRKEITNSMATISAEQIQNAPVANAQQLLSAQTPGVTVLANSGQPGAGGQIRLRGNNSISQANNPIIYIDGVRIYSGNSLTVPNARQTINPFNDIRSEDIERVEVVKGAAATTLYGTEASGGVIQIFTKRGRSGRPQWSLDLGAGTNDLDYLDIKGDPTAVYLKNCRGSELYGIDIVPTSATFGQNQPFVDATCPSSGKWVRTGAVQKASLSVGGGTELTQYFLAGNLSNEEGALPTNEYTTGGFRGNFSFRPIAKLELSLNSSYQRGDQDWVADGNLANGFLLNVARGTAGNYRGSGCPTGTAICMNNNAALTIGTKTKTDHYISGFTMNYSPVTAWTNRLSVGFDYNNIENRSIIPFGHLRNAVGQISQSAFIRQFLSIDYASTYKLDFGSNFTTSTSLGGQLFQDNLNTTSVTGDEFSGPGDPVLTSAARRTIGSDTRRRVVNAGLFFQEQVGWKDRAFLTLGMRVDGNSAFGKDFGLQYYPKVGVSYVLSDHDFWPKDIIETFKLRSAIGESGKAPGAFDAVRTWDPIAGDEAKPGFSPNQLGNPNLGPERTRETEFGLEASAFAGRFSLDATYFDTRTFDALIQVRYPPSQGFLNRQLENVGEVHNQGLEIKLDAGILRRANFDWRARMNLTNLKSEAVDLGGEPLIAVGGSFTEVRTGYPVTSLFARKILNADKLEAPVRSDTNVYIGPTWPTNILGFGTTLTLFDKLTIDGLGEFQKGGYNINYVGYQGAIRGNWHPCYVDQRKIIDAAKGNAAALSNVTALNRTRCGYNSTLNLADAWIEPMDFFRLRYVTVSYRVPAKWIPGSRGGTLSLAGRNLFLKTDYSGLDPESSDQADSQVGRREYYVLPQLRSFSLSFRTNW is encoded by the coding sequence ATGTCCAGGGAAGTCCGTCATTCACGAGCCCGGCCGGTCCTGATCGCCGGCCTCACGCTCGCCGTCACGCTCGCCCTCGCATCGCCGCTGGCGACGCTCGCCGCGCAGGCCACCGGATCGGTGCGCGGTCGCGTGCTGGTCGAGGGGGCCAACCGCCCACTTCCGCAGGCGCAGGTCGGCGTCGTGGGATTGCAGCTGGGCGCCCAGACCAACGAGAACGGTGAGTACCGCCTCAACAACGTCCCCGCCGGGCCGCGCACGATTCGCGTGGTGCGCCTGGGCTTTGCCCCCACGTCGGCGCAGGTGACGATCGTGGCCGGCGAGACGGCAACGCTCGACTTCACGATTCGCGAGGCGCCGGTCGCGCTGGAGCAGGTGGTGGTGACGGCGACGGGTGACGTGCGCCGCAAGGAGATCACCAACTCGATGGCGACGATCTCCGCCGAGCAGATCCAGAACGCACCGGTCGCCAACGCACAGCAGCTGCTGTCGGCGCAGACGCCGGGGGTGACGGTGTTGGCAAACTCCGGGCAGCCGGGGGCGGGCGGGCAGATCCGCCTGCGCGGGAACAACTCCATCTCGCAGGCCAACAACCCCATCATCTACATCGACGGCGTCCGCATCTACAGCGGCAACTCGCTCACCGTCCCCAACGCGCGCCAGACCATCAATCCCTTCAACGACATCCGCTCCGAGGACATCGAGCGCGTGGAGGTGGTGAAGGGGGCGGCGGCGACGACGCTCTACGGGACCGAGGCGTCGGGCGGGGTGATCCAGATCTTCACCAAGCGTGGACGCAGCGGCAGGCCGCAGTGGTCGCTCGACCTCGGCGCCGGGACCAACGATCTCGATTACCTCGACATCAAGGGCGACCCCACCGCGGTCTACCTGAAGAACTGCCGCGGCTCCGAGCTGTACGGGATCGACATCGTCCCCACGAGCGCGACGTTCGGGCAGAACCAGCCGTTCGTCGACGCCACGTGTCCGTCGAGCGGAAAGTGGGTACGCACCGGCGCCGTGCAGAAGGCGTCGCTCTCGGTGGGCGGCGGGACCGAGCTGACGCAGTACTTCCTGGCCGGCAACCTCTCCAATGAGGAAGGGGCGCTCCCGACCAACGAGTACACCACCGGCGGCTTCCGCGGAAACTTCTCGTTCCGCCCCATCGCCAAGCTCGAACTGTCGCTCAACTCGTCGTACCAGCGCGGCGACCAGGACTGGGTGGCCGACGGCAACCTGGCCAACGGATTCCTGCTGAACGTGGCGCGCGGCACGGCTGGCAACTATCGCGGCTCGGGGTGCCCCACGGGGACCGCGATCTGCATGAACAACAACGCGGCGCTCACCATCGGGACCAAGACGAAGACGGATCACTACATCTCCGGCTTCACGATGAACTACTCGCCGGTGACGGCGTGGACCAATCGTCTTTCGGTGGGCTTCGACTACAACAACATCGAGAACCGCTCCATCATCCCGTTCGGTCACCTGCGCAATGCGGTGGGGCAGATCTCGCAGTCGGCGTTCATCCGCCAGTTCCTCTCGATCGACTACGCCTCCACGTACAAGCTCGACTTCGGGAGCAACTTCACCACGTCGACGTCGCTGGGGGGGCAACTCTTCCAGGACAACCTGAACACGACGTCGGTGACGGGCGATGAGTTCTCGGGGCCGGGCGACCCGGTCCTCACCAGCGCGGCGCGCCGCACGATCGGCAGCGACACGCGCCGCCGCGTGGTGAACGCGGGGCTCTTCTTCCAGGAGCAGGTGGGGTGGAAGGACCGCGCCTTCCTCACGTTAGGCATGCGCGTCGACGGCAACAGCGCCTTCGGGAAGGACTTCGGGCTGCAGTACTATCCCAAGGTCGGCGTGTCGTACGTCCTCTCCGACCACGACTTCTGGCCGAAGGACATCATCGAGACGTTCAAGCTGCGCAGCGCCATTGGCGAGTCCGGAAAAGCGCCGGGCGCCTTCGACGCCGTGCGCACCTGGGACCCCATCGCCGGCGACGAGGCCAAACCGGGCTTCTCGCCCAACCAGCTGGGCAACCCGAATCTCGGCCCCGAGCGCACGCGCGAGACCGAGTTCGGCCTCGAGGCGAGCGCCTTCGCCGGGCGCTTCTCGCTCGACGCGACGTACTTCGACACGCGCACCTTCGACGCCCTCATCCAGGTGCGTTACCCGCCCAGCCAGGGCTTCCTCAACCGTCAGCTGGAAAACGTCGGCGAGGTGCATAACCAGGGGCTCGAGATCAAGCTCGACGCCGGGATCCTGCGCCGCGCCAACTTCGACTGGCGTGCCCGCATGAACCTCACGAACCTCAAGAGCGAAGCCGTCGATCTCGGTGGCGAGCCACTCATTGCCGTCGGCGGGTCGTTCACCGAGGTGCGCACGGGCTATCCGGTCACCTCGCTCTTTGCCCGCAAGATCCTCAACGCCGACAAGCTCGAGGCGCCGGTTCGTTCGGACACCAACGTCTACATCGGCCCCACGTGGCCCACGAACATTCTCGGCTTCGGCACCACGCTCACCCTGTTCGACAAGCTCACGATCGACGGGCTCGGCGAGTTCCAGAAGGGGGGCTACAACATCAACTACGTCGGCTACCAGGGCGCCATTCGCGGCAACTGGCACCCGTGCTACGTCGACCAGCGCAAGATCATCGACGCCGCCAAGGGGAACGCCGCGGCGCTCTCCAACGTCACGGCGCTCAACCGCACGCGCTGCGGCTACAACTCCACGCTCAACCTGGCCGATGCCTGGATCGAGCCGATGGACTTCTTCCGCCTGCGCTACGTGACCGTCAGCTATCGCGTCCCGGCCAAGTGGATTCCGGGGTCGCGCGGCGGCACGCTCTCGCTCGCCGGGCGCAACCTCTTCCTCAAGACCGACTACTCGGGGCTCGATCCCGAGTCGTCGGACCAGGCCGACAGCCAGGTGGGGCGTCGCGAATACTACGTCCTGCCGCAGCTGCGCTCGTTCTCGCTCTCCTTCCGCACCAACTGGTAA